One genomic segment of Rhodohalobacter mucosus includes these proteins:
- the pdxA gene encoding 4-hydroxythreonine-4-phosphate dehydrogenase PdxA: MSEKIVISMGDYNGIGPEVILKSFSSSFPSGEAVVILGHPDVFSYYANTLDMAPGLNVIDSLDRAQHGSLNLLQCCDDGDITLSPGTISESAGRAAMKAVEYGIDACLSGDADALVTAPISKEAIHKAGYTVPGHTEFLAEKADTRQFMMILASGNLRVGLVTGHIPLQNVSAEITPELILNKLETLHLSLMRDFGINKPRIAVFGLNPHAGDGGVLGTEEIEIITPALARAEESGIEADGPLPADGFFGSGLQKKYDGILAMYHDQGLVPFKALSFGSGVNFTAGLPFIRTSPDHGTAFGLAGENRADARSFSEAFRLASDMVRNRKKAVKTNDG; the protein is encoded by the coding sequence ATGAGTGAGAAAATTGTGATCAGCATGGGCGATTATAACGGAATAGGCCCTGAAGTGATATTAAAATCATTTTCATCTTCATTCCCTTCCGGTGAAGCGGTTGTGATATTGGGGCATCCGGATGTATTCAGCTACTATGCCAATACACTTGATATGGCACCCGGCCTGAATGTTATAGATTCACTCGACCGGGCACAACATGGTTCGCTGAATCTTCTGCAGTGCTGTGATGACGGTGATATTACGCTGTCGCCCGGAACCATTTCAGAAAGTGCCGGGCGTGCCGCCATGAAAGCAGTGGAATACGGAATTGATGCATGTCTTTCAGGCGATGCGGATGCACTCGTAACGGCTCCGATATCCAAAGAGGCCATTCACAAGGCAGGCTACACGGTTCCCGGCCATACAGAGTTTCTGGCGGAAAAAGCGGACACCCGGCAGTTTATGATGATCCTGGCATCCGGAAACCTGCGAGTGGGCCTGGTTACCGGGCACATACCCCTTCAAAATGTATCCGCAGAGATCACTCCCGAACTGATTCTCAACAAACTGGAGACTCTTCATCTGAGCCTGATGCGGGATTTTGGGATTAACAAACCCCGGATTGCAGTATTCGGCCTGAATCCGCATGCGGGCGACGGCGGCGTGCTGGGAACCGAAGAGATCGAAATCATAACCCCGGCCCTGGCACGGGCTGAAGAGTCAGGAATTGAAGCGGACGGACCACTTCCCGCCGACGGTTTCTTCGGAAGCGGTCTGCAGAAAAAATATGACGGAATTCTTGCGATGTACCATGATCAGGGCCTGGTGCCCTTCAAAGCCCTGAGTTTCGGGAGCGGGGTGAATTTTACCGCAGGCCTTCCCTTTATACGAACCTCACCCGATCACGGCACAGCTTTCGGACTGGCGGGGGAAAATCGTGCCGATGCGCGATCGTTCAGTGAAGCATTCCGCCTGGCCTCAGATATGGTTCGCAACAGAAAAAAAGCGGTGAAAACGAATGATGGATAA
- a CDS encoding P-II family nitrogen regulator, translating into MKTTTLKLVTIVTERILEERVLRKITEIGARGYTLTKATGKGSRGVRASEWEGPDTRIETLVSSDVADGIIEYISDNLFEHYAVIVYVQEAHVVRGDKYI; encoded by the coding sequence ATGAAAACCACTACACTGAAGCTTGTGACCATCGTAACGGAAAGAATACTGGAAGAACGCGTTCTTCGTAAGATTACCGAGATTGGAGCCAGGGGGTACACGCTTACAAAGGCGACCGGAAAAGGCTCCAGGGGCGTTCGTGCCAGTGAATGGGAGGGGCCCGATACACGAATTGAAACACTGGTGAGCAGTGATGTGGCAGACGGGATTATAGAGTACATTTCGGATAACCTTTTTGAACACTACGCCGTTATCGTATACGTTCAGGAAGCCCATGTTGTACGGGGTGATAAATATATCTGA
- a CDS encoding class I SAM-dependent DNA methyltransferase, producing the protein MMDKSPQEENYSVLAEIYDDVMGDVDYETWTDYIDDIIVEHNPESVDILELACGTGTMALSLEELDCYTITATDASPEMIRVAQQKAERMKSDIEFRTMNFLDLQFEKTFDVVYMVFDSLNYLHTEEEILELHRQVRDVLKPDGIFIYDFTTPRNSRKAIHFLNHEEKVVNRNYRYRRTSRYDEDAGIHTNCFIIEQTDPHTKKTLQTFQEEHRQKIYTQREIETMIKKTDFKIVMAYDGFELKPAHSRSLRITMVLK; encoded by the coding sequence ATGATGGATAAATCTCCGCAAGAAGAAAATTACTCCGTACTTGCGGAGATCTACGATGATGTTATGGGTGATGTGGATTATGAAACCTGGACGGACTACATCGACGACATCATTGTAGAACACAATCCGGAATCGGTTGATATTCTGGAGCTGGCCTGTGGTACGGGTACCATGGCGTTGTCGCTCGAAGAGCTCGACTGCTACACCATCACTGCCACCGATGCCTCTCCGGAAATGATCCGAGTGGCTCAGCAGAAAGCAGAGAGAATGAAATCGGATATCGAGTTCAGAACCATGAATTTTCTGGACCTGCAGTTTGAGAAGACGTTCGATGTGGTGTATATGGTTTTCGACAGCCTCAACTATCTGCATACCGAAGAGGAGATCCTAGAACTTCACCGGCAGGTCAGGGATGTGCTCAAACCGGACGGAATCTTCATCTATGATTTTACCACTCCGCGAAATTCACGCAAAGCCATTCACTTTCTGAACCATGAGGAGAAAGTGGTAAACCGGAATTATCGATACCGCCGCACAAGCAGGTACGACGAAGATGCCGGCATCCACACCAATTGCTTCATCATAGAGCAAACCGATCCTCACACCAAAAAAACCCTGCAAACTTTTCAGGAAGAGCACCGTCAAAAAATCTATACACAGCGCGAAATTGAAACAATGATCAAAAAAACGGATTTTAAAATAGTGATGGCCTACGACGGCTTCGAGCTGAAACCCGCGCATTCCCGCAGTTTGCGAATAACCATGGTGCTGAAATGA
- a CDS encoding SDR family NAD(P)-dependent oxidoreductase produces the protein MTYEHSSVLITGASQGIGRSIALSFAASTDRPLILLARNKENLEETAELCRKAGSAYTHIICCDATDRPSVMSLDLPEEVPSPGLIINNAGSFLYKTLTQTTNEEFQHQIDVNLFTAVNTVNRFLSELMELDRALIINICSVGSLTGLADSGAYSAAKHAVLGYTRSLRDELKNTNIGVTAINLGQTHSPSWDESTMPPEKLINPTDVAQILVTLSHLSPRTLVEEIIIQPQHGRVPAM, from the coding sequence ATGACGTACGAACACTCTTCTGTTTTAATAACCGGTGCCAGCCAGGGCATCGGCCGAAGCATTGCACTTTCATTTGCAGCTTCAACAGACCGCCCTCTTATACTGCTGGCCCGCAATAAGGAAAATCTTGAAGAGACGGCCGAACTTTGCCGCAAGGCCGGATCCGCCTATACCCACATTATTTGCTGTGATGCAACAGACAGGCCATCGGTAATGAGTCTAGACCTCCCGGAAGAGGTTCCGTCTCCCGGACTTATTATCAACAATGCAGGCAGTTTTCTTTATAAAACCCTGACTCAGACAACCAACGAGGAGTTTCAGCATCAGATCGATGTGAATCTTTTTACGGCCGTCAATACCGTAAACCGCTTCCTGTCCGAACTTATGGAGCTGGACAGGGCACTTATCATAAACATCTGTTCGGTGGGTTCACTCACGGGGCTGGCCGACAGCGGCGCGTATTCGGCAGCGAAGCACGCGGTATTGGGGTACACCCGCTCGCTGCGTGATGAGCTGAAAAATACAAACATCGGGGTAACCGCGATCAACCTGGGTCAAACGCACTCCCCATCCTGGGATGAATCAACGATGCCGCCAGAAAAGCTGATAAATCCAACCGATGTGGCACAGATCCTGGTTACACTGTCGCACCTCTCACCGCGCACACTGGTCGAAGAGATCATCATACAGCCGCAACACGGACGTGTTCCTGCAATGTAA
- a CDS encoding 7-carboxy-7-deazaguanine synthase QueE — protein sequence MYSTEEQTTRTTGEVTELDQVEYPLMEDFYTIQGEGAHTGSAAYFIRLAGCDVKCWWCDVKDSWDESKHPRVKTGDIVKRAKESGTRLAVITGGEPLLHNLEPLTIRLRQEGFSVHIETSGSSPLSGHLDWITLSPKRFKEPLDEVFPYVDELKVVVLKKKDLEWAEKNAVKCPKGTRLLLQPEWETPESVNLIVEYVKKNPRWGISLQTHKFMNVP from the coding sequence ATGTATAGCACGGAAGAACAAACCACCAGAACCACCGGTGAAGTGACTGAACTTGATCAGGTGGAATATCCGCTGATGGAAGACTTTTATACCATCCAGGGGGAAGGCGCCCATACGGGAAGTGCCGCCTATTTTATACGTCTGGCAGGGTGTGACGTAAAGTGCTGGTGGTGTGACGTAAAAGACAGCTGGGACGAATCGAAACATCCCCGTGTTAAAACGGGCGATATCGTTAAACGCGCCAAAGAGAGCGGCACCCGGCTTGCCGTAATCACGGGTGGCGAACCGCTTCTTCACAATCTGGAGCCTCTTACAATCCGCCTGCGTCAGGAAGGATTCAGCGTGCATATTGAAACCAGCGGCTCGTCACCGCTTTCAGGGCATCTCGACTGGATTACGCTTTCACCCAAGCGATTCAAAGAGCCTCTGGATGAAGTCTTTCCGTATGTTGACGAGCTAAAGGTCGTAGTGCTCAAAAAGAAGGACCTGGAGTGGGCCGAAAAGAATGCGGTAAAATGCCCGAAAGGAACCCGATTGCTTTTACAGCCTGAATGGGAAACGCCGGAGTCGGTAAATTTGATTGTAGAGTACGTTAAAAAAAATCCGCGGTGGGGAATCAGCCTGCAGACGCACAAGTTTATGAATGTGCCGTAG
- a CDS encoding sodium-dependent bicarbonate transport family permease yields MEHIGVLASNLLSPIILLFVLGILASLLKSDLKLPSPLYNGLTIYLLLAIGLKGGVELHKTPVSEFIWPALITLLLGIITPITAYNVLRRLGRFDRINASAIAAHYGSVSAVTFIVAVSFGTMNGLTSEGFMPAMVAILEVPAIVVALMIAFTREKRAGSWQEALHEVLAGRSVMLLLGGLIIGWISGPDGFEPISPFFETGFKGALALFLLEMGVITAKRLEGLKEVGGFLIAFGIIVPILHGILAIWLGNMAGLSVAGSAVLGAMVSSASYIAAPAAVRIALPEANPTLYLTASLGITFPFNITIGIPIYYAFAEWLL; encoded by the coding sequence ATGGAGCATATTGGCGTTCTGGCTTCAAACCTGCTTTCCCCGATAATTCTTCTTTTTGTTCTGGGTATACTGGCGTCGCTGCTGAAAAGCGACCTTAAACTTCCGTCACCTCTCTACAATGGACTTACAATCTATTTGCTTCTGGCCATCGGCCTGAAAGGAGGGGTGGAGCTGCATAAGACACCGGTCAGCGAGTTTATATGGCCTGCCCTTATCACCCTGCTTCTGGGTATCATTACACCGATAACCGCATACAATGTGCTGCGACGATTAGGCAGGTTCGACAGGATCAATGCATCGGCTATTGCAGCACATTACGGATCCGTTTCGGCCGTTACATTTATTGTTGCGGTCAGTTTTGGTACCATGAACGGGCTCACATCCGAAGGGTTTATGCCCGCCATGGTAGCCATTCTGGAGGTGCCCGCCATCGTGGTAGCTCTGATGATTGCATTTACCCGTGAAAAGCGGGCCGGTTCTTGGCAGGAAGCGCTTCACGAAGTGTTGGCCGGACGCAGCGTAATGCTGCTGCTGGGTGGACTGATTATCGGCTGGATTTCGGGTCCCGATGGATTTGAACCGATATCTCCGTTTTTTGAAACGGGATTCAAGGGCGCTCTTGCGCTGTTTCTGCTCGAAATGGGCGTAATTACGGCCAAAAGGCTGGAAGGCCTGAAGGAGGTTGGAGGTTTCCTGATCGCATTTGGTATTATTGTTCCCATCCTGCATGGTATCCTGGCTATATGGCTGGGCAATATGGCAGGGTTATCCGTCGCAGGGTCGGCGGTTTTGGGTGCCATGGTGTCGAGCGCTTCCTATATTGCAGCTCCGGCGGCCGTACGGATTGCGCTTCCCGAAGCCAATCCAACGCTTTACCTGACGGCTTCGCTCGGTATAACCTTCCCGTTTAACATTACAATCGGAATACCGATTTATTATGCCTTTGCGGAGTGGCTACTTTGA
- a CDS encoding 6-pyruvoyl trahydropterin synthase family protein: MATWTLHTEFKFDAAHFIEGYDGKCGRMHGHTYKVHIAAKSHKLNPSKYLKSPDMVCDFKELKWAAADGKKGGFDHAVLNETIPVATTAERIAEYIHKETKKRIPADIDLRVTVWETESSWVEYTDQDV; encoded by the coding sequence ATGGCAACCTGGACGCTACATACTGAATTTAAATTTGACGCTGCCCATTTTATCGAAGGTTACGACGGGAAGTGCGGCCGTATGCACGGACATACGTACAAAGTTCACATTGCGGCGAAATCGCACAAGCTTAATCCCTCAAAATACCTGAAATCACCCGATATGGTGTGTGATTTTAAGGAGCTTAAATGGGCTGCTGCCGACGGAAAAAAAGGAGGTTTCGATCACGCGGTGCTCAATGAAACCATTCCCGTTGCGACTACGGCTGAACGCATAGCAGAATACATTCACAAAGAAACCAAAAAGAGAATACCGGCTGACATCGACCTGCGTGTAACCGTATGGGAAACGGAGAGCAGCTGGGTAGAATATACGGATCAGGATGTATAG
- a CDS encoding GWxTD domain-containing protein, giving the protein MLKTIPFLILFSIVLSLSDADAQRRTTYESLLQRSEQPSTYIDEALIPISDSTSAALVFFRLDYDFLPFLRTDSDMETPSEETEYYSPVRMGIEFFEGNVSESGRQNRTAVSVFRDFWSDTVWVNSFEETTSRFDHVEGLMWHEMKEGKYHYELQLGRGDSNRDLPSRRRNLNVPAKAETEKGSIILASSTTADEESFTGTLMNYGNNVLYGQDYELLIRFPSSADVTDGSYTLQILKRLPGNEDRTEEDPVFEFSVTADNMFHAVFESATPGKEGPVGFTLKKTESENGFAYAAISVPNSEFENAAYRVQLVADGQDEPLAQRDISSRWIDMPVSLYNLDVAIDQLSYIADESTIQSLNTGSTAEREQKFREFWEQRDPTPDTEFNELMTEYYSRIDYAYRNFSSMQTPGYETDQGRAYILLGPPDNIERRLPTDSPAREIWTYPNRTLIFEATSGFGDFKLISES; this is encoded by the coding sequence ATGCTGAAAACTATCCCATTTCTTATACTTTTTTCCATTGTTCTTTCTCTGTCTGATGCTGATGCACAGCGCAGAACCACCTACGAGTCTCTTCTCCAGCGATCGGAACAGCCGTCCACCTACATTGATGAGGCTCTAATACCCATCTCTGACTCTACCTCGGCAGCACTGGTTTTTTTCCGGCTGGATTACGATTTCCTGCCGTTTCTACGGACAGATTCGGACATGGAAACACCGTCTGAAGAAACAGAGTACTACTCTCCGGTTCGAATGGGAATTGAGTTTTTCGAGGGCAATGTGTCTGAATCGGGACGTCAAAACCGTACAGCGGTCTCCGTATTCCGTGACTTCTGGAGTGATACCGTGTGGGTAAATTCATTTGAGGAAACTACATCGAGGTTCGATCATGTGGAAGGGCTGATGTGGCATGAGATGAAGGAAGGAAAGTACCACTATGAGCTTCAATTGGGCAGAGGCGATTCGAACAGAGACTTACCGTCGAGGCGCCGCAATCTGAATGTGCCTGCAAAGGCTGAAACAGAAAAGGGATCGATTATTCTGGCATCCTCAACAACGGCAGATGAGGAGTCATTTACCGGTACACTGATGAATTATGGGAACAACGTACTCTACGGGCAGGATTATGAACTGTTGATCCGTTTTCCTTCGTCAGCAGATGTAACGGATGGCAGCTACACCCTTCAGATTTTAAAAAGACTGCCCGGCAATGAGGATCGGACTGAAGAAGATCCTGTGTTCGAATTCTCCGTAACCGCTGACAATATGTTTCATGCCGTATTTGAATCTGCCACACCCGGCAAGGAAGGTCCGGTCGGTTTTACGCTTAAAAAAACGGAGAGTGAAAATGGCTTTGCCTATGCGGCGATATCCGTTCCCAATTCTGAATTTGAAAACGCAGCCTACCGTGTGCAGCTGGTCGCTGACGGACAGGATGAACCGTTAGCTCAGCGTGACATCTCATCAAGATGGATTGATATGCCTGTAAGCCTCTATAATCTGGATGTCGCTATTGATCAGCTAAGCTACATCGCGGACGAAAGTACCATCCAATCGCTAAACACCGGCTCAACAGCGGAACGGGAGCAGAAATTCCGGGAGTTCTGGGAACAGCGCGATCCCACGCCCGATACCGAATTCAATGAGCTGATGACAGAGTATTACAGCCGAATTGATTATGCATATCGTAACTTCTCATCCATGCAAACCCCGGGTTATGAAACGGATCAGGGAAGAGCATACATCCTTCTGGGTCCACCGGATAACATCGAGCGCAGGCTGCCAACCGACAGCCCTGCCCGGGAGATCTGGACCTATCCCAACCGTACACTTATCTTCGAAGCAACCAGCGGATTTGGTGACTTCAAACTCATTTCCGAGTCATAA
- a CDS encoding MGMT family protein: MSSDFYRNVYRVVAEIPEGKVTTYGAIATCLGVASGARMVGYALNQLIHEKSDEPLPAHRVVNRLGQLTGRAWFPGDTMRERLEQEGVRFTEEYTVDIDKHFWDPGLNI, translated from the coding sequence ATGTCCAGCGATTTTTACAGGAATGTGTACCGTGTGGTTGCTGAAATTCCGGAAGGTAAAGTAACTACCTACGGTGCCATTGCAACTTGCCTTGGTGTTGCTTCCGGTGCGCGCATGGTGGGCTACGCGTTGAATCAGCTTATTCACGAAAAATCGGATGAACCTCTTCCCGCACATCGCGTGGTAAACCGCCTGGGCCAGCTCACGGGGCGTGCGTGGTTTCCGGGTGACACCATGCGCGAACGTCTTGAACAGGAGGGGGTTCGGTTTACAGAGGAGTATACGGTCGACATTGACAAACACTTTTGGGATCCGGGTCTGAATATCTGA
- a CDS encoding response regulator encodes MDRRLIKVSTVEDNEFMREGWEEIINSQDDFLLIGSYESCEDAFADDEFKFTNIALMDIELPGMNGIEGVKYIRENYPDMIVVMATVFDDNEHVFEAIRNGAIGYMLKKTNPETFSNAIRTAMDGGSPMTPEIARKVIQFMQPQKSDDPEVQLTEREQEILKELATGKSYKDIGDSIFLSEDGVRYHIRNIYQKLHVNSRSQAVAKGMKQKLI; translated from the coding sequence ATGGACCGAAGGCTGATCAAAGTTAGCACTGTTGAAGACAATGAGTTTATGCGTGAAGGATGGGAGGAGATTATCAACTCCCAGGACGATTTTCTGCTTATTGGCAGTTATGAGTCGTGCGAAGATGCTTTTGCCGACGATGAGTTCAAGTTCACCAATATCGCCCTCATGGACATTGAGCTTCCCGGCATGAACGGCATTGAAGGCGTAAAATACATACGGGAGAATTACCCCGACATGATTGTGGTTATGGCCACGGTATTTGATGACAATGAGCATGTATTTGAAGCCATTCGAAACGGGGCGATCGGGTACATGCTGAAAAAAACCAACCCGGAAACGTTCAGCAATGCCATTCGCACAGCCATGGACGGCGGTTCTCCGATGACGCCCGAAATTGCACGCAAAGTGATTCAGTTCATGCAGCCCCAGAAATCCGACGATCCGGAGGTTCAGCTTACGGAACGAGAGCAGGAGATTCTGAAAGAGCTGGCCACAGGCAAATCATACAAGGATATCGGAGACTCCATCTTCCTTTCCGAAGACGGTGTACGCTATCATATTCGAAATATTTATCAGAAACTTCATGTAAACAGCCGCTCACAGGCCGTTGCAAAGGGCATGAAGCAGAAGCTGATTTAA
- the ftsE gene encoding cell division ATP-binding protein FtsE, whose product MSENTVIELNNVSVIYDQRHVLDRINFSLEIGEFCYVIGKTGAGKSSFLKLLYSDIKPDNGMIRVADFEVSNISDRKIPHLRRRLGIVFQDFQLLPDRNVYENVAFALRVTDHKPKFIKNRVMEVLGLVGLSHKRNAMPADLSGGEQQRVVIARALANEPRILLADEPTGNLDPEASSSIMDLLKQINNRGMAVLMVTHDYEMVRRHPFRTVQIKDGQLHEIKVI is encoded by the coding sequence ATGAGTGAAAATACTGTGATTGAACTGAACAATGTGAGTGTGATATATGATCAGAGACATGTGCTCGACCGTATTAATTTTTCACTCGAGATTGGTGAGTTTTGCTATGTAATAGGTAAAACCGGAGCGGGGAAAAGCTCTTTCCTGAAACTTCTTTATAGCGATATAAAACCCGATAACGGCATGATTCGCGTCGCTGATTTTGAGGTTAGCAATATATCAGACAGAAAAATCCCACATCTTCGCCGTCGCCTGGGCATCGTTTTCCAGGACTTTCAGCTTCTCCCCGATCGGAATGTCTATGAAAATGTCGCTTTCGCCCTGCGCGTAACCGATCACAAGCCAAAATTTATCAAAAACCGCGTTATGGAAGTTCTGGGGCTGGTAGGTCTCAGTCATAAACGCAATGCGATGCCGGCTGACCTATCGGGCGGTGAACAGCAGCGCGTGGTAATTGCCAGGGCCCTGGCAAACGAACCGCGGATTCTTCTGGCCGATGAACCTACCGGCAACCTGGATCCCGAAGCAAGCAGCTCCATTATGGACCTGCTGAAGCAGATCAACAACCGCGGGATGGCCGTTCTGATGGTTACACACGACTATGAAATGGTTAGGCGGCACCCTTTTCGTACCGTGCAGATCAAAGACGGGCAGCTGCACGAAATCAAGGTGATTTGA
- a CDS encoding acyl-CoA carboxylase subunit beta, whose protein sequence is MKDNSLNDFMEQLRIGEQKIRKGGGEKRIEKEHKKGKMTARERINFLIDEDSDFLELGLWAAHGMYEQEGGCPSAGVVIGTAKVSGRTCMLVANDATVKAGAWFPMTAKKNLRAQEIAIENHLPIIYLVDSAGVYLPMQDEIFPDKEHFGRIFRNNAVISAKGIPQIAAIMGSCVAGGAYLPIMSDEALIVDGTGSVFLAGSYLVKAAIGENVDNETLGGATTHTEISGVTDYKMKDDTECLLTIRDLVGKLGPYKKAGFNRTEPVQPEFSTDEMMNEMPADRTKPYDMMQVLKGIIDAESFTEFKKGYGQTLITGYARIDGWSIGIVANQRKIVKSKSGEMQIGGVIYSDSADKAARFIMNCNQKKIPILFLQDVTGFMIGKRSEHGGIIKDGAKMVNAVANSTVPKITVIVGNSYGAGNYAMCGKAYDPRFIYAWPTAQIAVMGGTQAAKVLTQIQVSAMEKKGKELSDDDKAAILEKIKSRYDRQTDVRYAAARLWVDEIIHPGHTRKRISEAIHAANHNPEIPEFKTGVIQV, encoded by the coding sequence ATGAAAGATAATTCGTTGAACGATTTTATGGAGCAATTGAGGATCGGAGAGCAGAAAATCAGGAAAGGCGGGGGTGAAAAACGTATTGAGAAGGAGCATAAAAAAGGGAAAATGACCGCCCGTGAGCGAATCAACTTTTTGATCGACGAGGATTCTGATTTTCTGGAGCTTGGCCTCTGGGCCGCACACGGCATGTACGAACAGGAGGGCGGGTGTCCGTCAGCCGGGGTTGTGATCGGCACCGCAAAGGTGAGCGGACGCACCTGTATGCTGGTTGCAAACGATGCCACCGTGAAAGCGGGAGCGTGGTTTCCGATGACCGCCAAGAAGAACCTGAGAGCGCAGGAAATTGCCATTGAAAATCATCTCCCCATTATATACCTGGTTGATTCGGCAGGTGTCTATCTGCCGATGCAGGACGAAATCTTTCCCGATAAAGAGCATTTCGGGCGCATTTTCCGCAACAATGCGGTGATCAGCGCCAAGGGCATACCACAGATCGCGGCCATTATGGGCAGCTGCGTGGCCGGGGGAGCCTATCTTCCTATTATGAGTGATGAAGCCCTGATTGTGGACGGGACGGGCAGCGTATTCCTTGCAGGCAGCTATCTCGTAAAAGCAGCCATCGGAGAAAATGTGGACAATGAAACCCTGGGTGGTGCCACCACGCATACGGAGATCAGCGGCGTCACGGACTACAAAATGAAAGACGATACGGAGTGCCTGCTCACAATTCGTGACCTGGTGGGCAAGCTGGGGCCGTACAAAAAAGCCGGTTTCAATCGCACGGAGCCTGTTCAGCCTGAATTTTCGACTGATGAAATGATGAATGAGATGCCTGCGGACCGTACCAAGCCTTACGACATGATGCAGGTGCTGAAAGGGATCATCGATGCGGAATCATTTACGGAGTTCAAGAAAGGGTACGGGCAGACGCTGATCACAGGCTATGCACGTATTGACGGATGGAGTATTGGCATTGTAGCCAATCAGAGGAAAATTGTGAAGAGCAAGTCGGGCGAGATGCAGATCGGCGGGGTGATCTACTCCGACAGCGCCGACAAGGCAGCCCGCTTCATTATGAACTGCAATCAGAAAAAGATTCCAATTTTGTTTCTGCAGGATGTAACGGGTTTTATGATAGGCAAGCGAAGCGAGCACGGCGGTATCATAAAAGATGGTGCCAAAATGGTGAATGCGGTGGCCAATTCCACAGTACCAAAGATCACGGTGATTGTCGGGAACAGCTACGGGGCCGGAAACTATGCGATGTGCGGGAAGGCATATGATCCGCGGTTTATCTATGCATGGCCCACCGCACAGATTGCCGTAATGGGTGGAACGCAGGCGGCAAAGGTGCTTACGCAGATACAGGTTTCGGCCATGGAGAAGAAAGGCAAAGAGCTGAGCGATGATGACAAGGCGGCCATACTGGAAAAGATCAAATCACGCTATGACCGGCAAACCGACGTTCGCTATGCTGCCGCGCGGCTCTGGGTGGATGAAATCATACATCCGGGTCATACCCGAAAGCGAATCTCGGAGGCTATTCACGCAGCAAACCACAATCCCGAGATCCCTGAATTCAAAACCGGCGTGATCCAGGTATAA